The genomic interval aaaaaaaacatcagaattactttatttttttaattaaaattttattgctttagatGTATTGCAActgattgtgttaaatgtgtcCATGACATTGTATTAAATCGATTAAAGGCTCTTGAATCGAAACATCTCAGATTTAGTCATTTCTGAAAATATTGTCCAACATATCGAcattgtattttctttttgttttgtgattggtGGTTTACATCCTTGTTATTATGTTGTCTAAACATGTATGTTTATTCATAGCAGTATTGAGAATTGACCAATCACAAAATTGTGTTAAATGGCCTGCCTCTTTTTCAACTGCCTCCGATTAACCCCAAAAACTCAGCAACAAAATATCAGTAAAAACTGATGATATGAAGGTGGAGTTCAGGATTTTTAACATCAGGCATAATCTTCGAGTTGAGGGGGGTGGGGAGAATTATTAGTTAGTaaagttgattaaaaaaaatttcatataTGTTTATTTCTTACTATTTTCAGGGCTCCATAGTAAGCTAACGCAAGTCAATTGGTACATATACTCTTCCAGTATCGTATCTGGGAAAAAGAGGCGTCTCACAACACTAACGCCCAATGGCTGGCAGACCTGCAGTCAGAACATCGAACAATCCCAGAACAAGACCCAGTAGTCATCACAACAGCAGACATCCAGACAAGACTGTCCAAAATGAAGAACTGGACAGCTCCAGGGCCCGACAAGATTCATTCCTACTGGCTTAAGAAGCTAACTGCACTCCATGAACgcctagcagcacaaatgaaccaaCTGCTGCGGTCGGGCACCCACCCAGAGTGGCTAACCCAAGGTCGGACAGTCCTCATCATCAAGGACCTCCAGAAAGGAACGGTTCCATCCAACTACCGGACCATCACCTGCCTCAGCACCACATAGAAGCTCCTATCAGGCATCATAGCCGCTAAAATGAGCAGGCACATGGAGCAATACATGCACAGGGATTGACAATAACACCAGGGGAGCCAAGCACCAACTACTGGTGGACAGGGCAGTCGCCAGAAACTGCAAGGCCAGGAGCACCAACCTCTGCACTGCCTGGATCGACTAGAAGAGAGCCTATGACTCAATGCCACACACTTGCAATGGAAGTGATTgtaattggctgagggttagagccaTGTTTCATgggaagccaatcagagccggtgttttcacacacaaaccggaacggcgcgtgcggcaaacacacacacgcaaaacagatgcagagggatatgatggcagagcattcagaggaaaattagtcctttacgaggtggagatataaacactatttcaagttagtcgaaattaaaggaaagaaagtgcatgtaaagtgtcatttatgtcccggggcaaagcttttgtcgacatctgcggtaagcaattcaaatctgtttattttttttgcacttcaagtgtaggataaatctgttgctggtgaggtgcaataaatattacaaggttctataacacaagtaaaaagtagCTCGTTAGATGTGTCATGATAATATGCCTGTGTTGTAGACACAACTGCACCAACTACAACCACACAAACTAACAAACAATATGGAATATTTTGAAATCAGCTCCACTGACTTATTAAACCCCCCTTAACTCGAAGATttagcctgatgtcaaaaatcctgaactacCGCTTTCATTCTGTATTTCTTCAATCGTAAACTTCAAGAACATTTCATTTCAAACTTGCTAATCCTCTTCATCAGTGGTACAGAATTTACACTCCAAGCGGGGAAAACTCCATCAGGCTTGAGGGACATTGGCCTCCAGTGATGCGGGTTCTGTGTCATAACATTGCATAAATGAAACGCtgcattttaattcattcagtGCATTGATGGCGATTGACATCTCAAGAGGGACGACAGGAAAGACCAGCGTGGGACAGGGCAGAGTGAGTGtgacattttaacagtcgatgaGTTAATTTGTCACAGATAAGATggaccccccaaaaatctgacATCCGTTTACACGGACTGGAATTCATACAGACAAGCGAAAAATCGGATCATTTATAAAGCAGAGGAAGGGTCACGTGAGCTTATAGAACGCCTGTGTGTTAATGCAGACACCCCAGAAAATGTACCATACGCCTTGTTGATTGAATACCGGGGCAAGGATTAGGTCACATACGTATGTGTGAGCGTCATGGATGATTGGCAGCTTTTCCTCATCGTATCATCTGTCTGCCGCGATTATGCCATTTACGATATTAATTTGCATCTGTTACAGATGCTTATAGGGAATTGATGATATACCAAAAAATCCAAACGCTCCAATGTTTTCAGCTTCTCATTTTGCtgtactttctgtttattttgtgtatcATGTTCTTCTTTCTGTGTTTGTAGTTTGTACTTTATTTCAGGCACCTCTTCCTGCAAACACACATATTGATGCTGCAGCCTCTATTTGTCTAATTCTGCTGAGTCCCTGAAGACAACAAAGCAGACTATTGACTAGAGTGGATGACTAGAGTAATGCGTTCATCTTGACTGTCCTGTTTCTCACCTGAGCACTTGGTTCCGCCGCTTAACTTCAGCATCTCTTGCACTGACTCGGGCGCTAGTGAGTTgcattctttttgttttttcagctgAGCACACGCTGACTCTAGAGTGCACCTCCACCTTTTGCTCACACTGTACTGTTACCAGTTTCTGTTCCATCTCGTGGAGCCCACTTGTTTTACATGCCCTCGGGTACAAATGGACCGATTGAAAGTCAGGATTCATCAACAAATAGTTTCATAGGGAcacaaatttaaatttaaaattgaaattaaacCAGGACATCTATGAGAGTGCGTTTGGTGACCTGCTttttgtttaaagaaacaggCGGATGGACTCTTTTTAGAGTATTAGCCTCGAATTTCTCCTGTTACAGACacataaaaaatgaggatcaggatttgcatttaatttcatTTCCTTCATAAAcaaattttgccaaattttttTCACACATCTCACCGCACATCCAACAAAATTACTAAACTAGTAAACGTCTCAGtcttgaccagtgttgtcaaagattacttaaaaaagtaatttaattactgattcccgattacgcctcaaaaaagtaatgtagttactttaattattacttcattatcaaagtaaataagttactttaaaagtaatctattagTTACTTTATACACTTTTTCTCACTATGCCGCCTCAACACAAGAAtggcaacagaaaaatgtcatcacatgtaactgaccttccgatgattgaattcaaaggggaatatcagaatttttcacataagcaccgttgacttgcgctagcttagccactctggagccctataactaacaaatatctgacaaactgcatggaatttgttgaaatcaactccaccgactaattgaaccccgctaactcaaagattaagcctaatgtcaaaacttctgaatttcgagttatggttaacagaatatcagtgccaatgtaaaacaatgcaaactgactgcacaataatcaacaacacacaagtggattgtacagtgcaatgaacacaaaggtggtggtgGGCGCAGATGTgcgtgcacaacccggaagtactcatctcaacacacacgcggtcaatttggccttaacgtggcggcaactaagcactttacactcagtcgggcttacaacacatcccaaagatgctaaacgaacacatcacctcatggcataaatgtgcaacacgcatatgatgtaagcAAAGCTTGCCATCTTGGAGcaatgactgcccgtcgttgcagcggcaaagctacaaaacggccacgcatgtagggggtccaaccttttgctgataccctccagaataaaGGAAAAATACCCACCTTCATTAATGGATAtctacagatcaacattccctcgcaacatCTCAGAACTCGGCCCGAATGTCCACCTGCCTGGCCcatgcctttctcagtcccacaacacatgtgacgtgagaccaaaacaggaagtagctgagcggttgtcatggaaacacgtaccaggaaccttttattttagcattttctattcaaactgctcttcgtacatgactacaatattcttcattctacatacattatgaggtaatgacaaaatagtaacgcagagactcTAAGGAAACTAAATTTAATCAGATTAATGGTGTAGAAaattgaacgcgttagattactcgttactgaaagaaagtaatcagattacactgGTCTTGACATAGTGGTATCTCGGCCTATTTAAATGAACACAACATTTAATTGCTTGTCCTCTTTTGAtttcttatttttcaaaaaacaagAAGCATTTCAACATTCTACTTCATGCATGTTGCCAATCAGTTGTGAAGTACTAATGTTTCTGATGTACTAATGATCCCAGCAGTggggcctccagaaatttttcataggggtggccagatggggccacttaaaatcttggggtggccaaaactaaaagcaataatttcaggttttcatgatattattgcagtaaaaaggtcaggggaaaactatcagaaagacttaaggacagggctactgatatactttggtgtattgtgtaatatttgatgtttctaatgatttaatgtgcatagtccataactgtccagtcaacattttgagttccacaacaattctgttttattgtgttatgtacagtatatattaggcataaggtgtacatttaagttaacaaaacaaaataaatgcattcatttgggatgaaatgcataactgatgctgcaacgatctaacgatatactggcaagcggggtggccagtggggtggccaaccaatttataggggtggccgtggccacccctggccaccaccTGGAGGCACCACTTGATCCCAGCCTTGTAGAACCAGTCGCACAGCTTCACTGATTTAATGGTTCCAATGTTCTGGGCGGTCAGCAAGTAACACCTCAAGACGGATTGAGTTGGATCGTCAGGCGTGAGATAGGAGCCAAGTGACCTTGTGTTTGGGGATGAACACAGTGAGTTAAGCGTTATCTATAACTGATAACAATAtactcacacacacgcacacacacacacacgcacacacacatatatataatatataatatataatatatacatatatatatacatacgtgtgagtatatatacacacacatatatattgtatatactgtatataccgtgtatatatatatatatatatatatatatatatatatatatatatatatatatatatatatatatatatatacacacagtatatacgtatatatatatgtatatatgtatatatatgtttggGCTGTCAgacgattatttttttaatcgagttaatcacagcttaaaaaataattaatcgtaattaatcgcaattcaaaccatctataaaatatgccatatttttcaataaattattgttggaatggaaagacaagacacatatatacattgaacatactgtacataaggactgtatttgtttattataacaataaatcaacaagatggcattaacattattaacattctgttaaagcgatccatggatagaaagacttgtagttcttaaaagataaatgttagtacaagttatagaaattttatattaaaacccctcttaattttttcgtttcactaaaatttgtaaaaatttcaatcaaaaaataaaatagtagctcgccattgttgatgtcaataataattatggtgctgaaacccataaaatcagtcgcacccaagcgccagcagagggcaacaaaacacaaaaaaacacaagtaacaagtgttaATGACAGTCTGCTgtgattttaatctgtttgagcggggcatgtgcgttaattgcgtcaaatattttgacgggattaatttttaaaaattaattcacgccccttaacgcgataattttgacaggcctaatatatgtataaattTTGTGCTTGTACGCTACATTCACTTAAATCCTGTATAACTCGTGGAGGCTAAGCCCACCTATTCTTAAAATTTAGTGACGCCCCTGCACTggacaaagcacaataaaagcacaataaagGTCAAGCTTTTCAAACATTTCCAGGACATTGTCGTTGCGTAGATAGGGCGTTTTGGGGGAATAAACCCGAATTGAATGAACGTGAaagatttattcattcattcatcttctgaacctctTCACGAGGGTCGCGCGTGCAagatttaacgtgataaataaaaataaaataacgtaATCCGAAAAACAAACACAACCATGACCCCAATGGTGAAAGTAAAATCCAACTTTTATTACTTTATTCGGCAACGTGCGTTTGGGAAATGTATGTACTTTATTTTGCTATTGTAAAGGAAGCCGGAAGTTGTTAACCTTATGCGAGTAGTAgcattagcaagccattcaacaAGCGCAGTTGAGGTAATAGTTTCAAACTCTTTCAATTGAAGCTCTTAAATTGGCTGTTTCGTCGTGTTTTCTTGACAAATTTTCCGTGTAAATGCTTTCAAAACAAGGCACGCTACATATATTGTTATGTTCACGGCGCTCATTAACGAGAAAGACAATGCTAACATTAGCATCTTAGCCTAACGGGATCGTGAATATTATTTGGATACACGAGCTTAACATTTTTTACCCAATTCAACCCCATTTATTTAATGACATTGCTCTGCTGTAAAGCTTTCTCGTCGTTTACTGtgttatagaaaaaaaaggttttaagtGAAATTAAACTGGCATGGCTGCGGATTGGCTGGGAAGTTTGGTGTCGATCAACTGTGGATCATCATTGGGAGTCTATCAGGGAGAGGTCTCATCAGTGGACCAATCTTGCCAAACTATCTCGCTCAGACAACCTTTCCACAATGGAGTTAAGTGCCCAGTTCCAGAGGTCACATTCAGGTAAAGTTTGTGATGATCATATTTCGAATGAatgatggatagatggatgatCTATAACAGGGGTCACCAACTCCAGTCCTTGAGGGCACCTATCCAGTCattttccgtgtctccctcctctaacacacctgagtCAAATGACTGGATAAGTCTCCTCGAGGACCAGAGTTTGTGACCTCTGATCTATAACTATGTAATCTTTCTGCTGCAGTGCCATGGACATAAAGGACCTCAAGATCTTAGAAATAAGAAATGGAAATGCTCAGAGCAGCGCTCCAGTTTCAACTAATGCGAGTAGTGCACCGGTCTCAGTTCCAAAAAGTGATCCTAGGACTGCAGAGATTGTGAACTCGCCGCAACACTGCTCCAGAAGCTACGGCGACCGCCATCTAGACGTCCCCAAGGGGTTCAGGCGACGACACAACTCCTGTAAATATGAAAAGTGTTGAAAattctactttttttttgtagctgtTCTGAGAATACGATTTTTATCTGCTCGCTGTTGCAGGGTCATCAAGCAGTCGAGGTACAAACCAAGCTACCCCCAAAAAGAATGGGCTGAAAAATGGTAGTAACCAGATGAGACAAAGGGACGACGAGTGCTTCGGGGACGGCATGGACGACGGCCTGGACACGGATTTTGATTTTGAAGGAAACTTGGCCCTGTTTGACAAAGCAGCCGTGTTTTCAGAGATTGACACATCTGAGCGCCGAAACGGGGTGAGGTCAAGAGGTACGCCTCACGAGCAGACGCCCTCGCGATACCGCCATGACGAGAACATTATCGAGGGCAAACCTGTAGTGTACAGACAGATAACCGTACCGCAACCTGGAGCCAAAGAATACTGCACAGGTATGTTTTTTCATGATTCCATAGAATAAACGATGGTATAACCCCGGTAACacaccagaaacgtcaacggcgcgtcaACGATCCCGCCGCAATAACGCAGTGGAACGCGGCCGTTAAActaaatcagccaatgcacaccagtcgcagtgcggccgcatgttgGGCACATccaagaagcggctcaacacgtcgcacacgaaaagaacagcagagtttgttatttgacgcgagacgcgttccccctgcgtcaatacttCTAGGTAGGATCTGGCAGACCcgaagtcacttgtgtaaaaatacggtggatccggtcgattttcaaagtaATAAGCAATCGCAACTGttcgagtccatcagatctcttgaggctGTGAGTAGATCGGGTCACAGTTTACAGGGTACCTGCGggctattaaaagtattaaggaagcattgaatttagttttccattattaaaggtattaaaagtattaaattagctgtcgtaagtctggaatgtTTTCACCGTGGTattaattttgaagaacatctcagtgcaacctaaattatatctgtgacgttttttttttttatccataacg from Corythoichthys intestinalis isolate RoL2023-P3 chromosome 5, ASM3026506v1, whole genome shotgun sequence carries:
- the edc3 gene encoding enhancer of mRNA-decapping protein 3, producing the protein MAADWLGSLVSINCGSSLGVYQGEVSSVDQSCQTISLRQPFHNGVKCPVPEVTFSAMDIKDLKILEIRNGNAQSSAPVSTNASSAPVSVPKSDPRTAEIVNSPQHCSRSYGDRHLDVPKGFRRRHNSWSSSSRGTNQATPKKNGLKNGSNQMRQRDDECFGDGMDDGLDTDFDFEGNLALFDKAAVFSEIDTSERRNGVRSRGTPHEQTPSRYRHDENIIEGKPVVYRQITVPQPGAKEYCTDSGLVVPSITYELHQRLLSVAERYGLTLERRLEMTGVCASQMALTLLGGPNRFTPKNLHQRPTVALLCGPHVQGAQGISCGRHLANHEVEVVLFLPNLGKMLDSVTSELTLFIKTGGKLVSNVKDLPDTPVDLIINCLDCHKNTSLMDQPWYRAAADWANENRAPVLSLDPPVCGQAVEAKWSLCLCLPLPLAEGAGRVYLCDIGVPRQVFKEVGIKYLSPFGCKFVIPLHSG